A single region of the Malus sylvestris chromosome 8, drMalSylv7.2, whole genome shotgun sequence genome encodes:
- the LOC126631993 gene encoding uncharacterized protein LOC126631993, with amino-acid sequence MKASGFWVLPFVLGTVVVFFLSVSSCRNGSLFPDSLFNVHAGGPKMIVINRKLKENGYTPRTQKKGSAGNVHLDDYRPIDPSPSSKASIKHGPIEHGAPIIPYIPKPSPPARPNPGGTP; translated from the exons ATGAAGGCTTCTGGATTTTGGGTTTTGCCTTTTGTGCTCGGAACAGTTGTAGTGTTCTTTCTCAGTGTCTCCAGCTGCAGAAATGGCTCCTTATTTCCGg ATAGTCTCTTCAACGTCCATGCTGGTGGGCCAAAAATGATTGTTATAAACAGAAAGCTCAAG GAGAATGGCTACACTCCAAGGACACAGAAGAAGGGCAGCGCTGGCAATGTGCATCTGGATGATTACCGCCCTATTGATCCTTCTCCGAGTTCGAAAGCTTCCATCAAACACGGTCCGATCGAGCACGGTGCGCCTATAATCCCGTACATTCCGAAGCCTTCGCCTCCTGCTCGTCCCAATCCCGGCGGTACTCCGTAG
- the LOC126631981 gene encoding uncharacterized protein LOC126631981 isoform X2 has translation MDLVQDLFLTASLALILSFLVAKLVALAVAGRESEAELGEGGNGGGEGVGVEEVSFEERRLKVEGAFRGQSQRRVELEGEVKEVLRFEGEAVHQAEEFAEPLQQHREGRGLTEEMLEEESVAVVLPEKWSAAVGLPEKWSDDGEFEGEAVHRAQEIAEQLQQHREGRGLTEEQSVAVVLPEKSSVAVGLPEKWSDGGEFEEEAVHRAEVIVEPLQQHREGRRLTEEESVAVVLPEKSSVAVGLPEKRSDGGEMEKASEFDRGCSENREAEEIGAKSAGNDVVAEQSEVVRAVDCEETKEKTHVAPIEVKSGDFSDEDDWEGIEKSELDDEYAAAVKSDGHY, from the exons ATGGACCTCGTTCAGGACCTGTTTCTGACGGCGTCGCTGGCTCTGATCCTCTCTTTTCTCGTCGCCAAGCTCGTCGCCCTGGCGGTTGCTGGCCGCGAATCGGAGGCGGAGCTCGGGGAGGGTGGGAATGGCGGCGGTGAAGGAGTTGGCGTGGAGGAGGTGAGCTTCGAGGAGAGGAGGCTGAAAGTGGAAGGGGCTTTTCGAGGTCAGAGTCAGAGGAGGGTGGAGCTTGAAGGAGAAGTGAAGGAAGTCCTTCGATTCGAAGGGGAAGCGGTTCATCAGGCTGAGGAGTTTGCGGAGCCGCTGCAGCAGCATCGAGAAGGTCGTGGATTGACGGAGGAGATGTTGGAGGAAGAGTCGGTGGCGGTTGTATTGCCGGAGAAGTGGTCAGCGGCGGTAGGATTGCCGGAGAAATGGTCGGATGACGGGGAATTCGAAGGAGAAGCGGTTCATCGGGCTCAGGAGATTGCGGAGCAGCTGCAGCAGCATCGAGAAGGTCGTGGATTGACGGAGGAGCAGTCGGTGGCGGTTGTATTGCCGGAGAAATCGTCAGTGGCGGTAGGATTGCCGGAGAAGTGGTCAGATGGCGGGGAATTTGAAGAGGAAGCGGTTCATCGGGCTGAG GTGATTGTGGAGCCGCTGCAGCAGCATCGAGAAGGTCGTAGATTGACGGAGGAGGAGTCGGTGGCGGTTGTATTGCCGGAGAAGTCGTCAGTGGCGGTTGGATTGCCAGAGAAGCGGTCGGATGGCGGGGAAATGGAGAAAGCGAGCGAGTTCGATCGCGGATGCTCGGAAAACAGAGAAGCGGAAGAAATTGGCGCGAAGTCAGCAGGAAACGACGTCGTTGCCGAACAGTCGGAGGTGGTTAGGGCTGTGGATTGCGAGGAAACTAAGGAGAAGACACACGTGGCGCCAATTGAGGTTAAATCGGGAGATTTCAGTGACGAGGATGATTGGGAGGGGATCGAGAAGAGTGAGTTGGATGATGAATACGCTGCGGCGGTGAAATCTGACGGACACTATTGA
- the LOC126631983 gene encoding casein kinase II subunit alpha-like isoform X3 translates to MSRARVYADVNVQRPRDYWDYESVTLQWGEQDDYEVVRKIGRGKYSEVFEGVNVTKNEKCVMKILKPVKKKKIKREIKILQNLCGGTNIVKLLDIVRDEHSKTPSLIFEYVNSADFKVLYPTLTDYDVRYYIYELLKALDYCHSQGIMHRDVKPHNVMIDHDLRKLRLIDWGLADFYHPGKEYNVRVASRHYKGPELLVDLQDYDYSLDLWSLGCMFAGMIFRKEQFFYGHDNQDQLVKIATVYFSSLAWNRKIYLHDQIVMVERWFWASGSYLTQKGKASLCLSFCQMMLKHCSCISKAIE, encoded by the exons atgtCCAGGGCTCGCGTATACGCGGACGTCAACGTTCAGCGCCCCAGAGATTACTGGGATTACGAATCCGTCACTCTTCAATGGGG TGAACAAGATGACTATGAGGTTGTTAGGAAGATCGGAAGAGGTAAATACAGTGAGGTCTTTGAAGGTGTAAATGTCACCAAAAACGAAAAGTGCGTTATGAAGATCCTTAAACCCGTCAAGAAAAAGAAG ATAAAAAGGGAGATAAAGATACTACAGAATCTTTGTGGTGGTACAAACATCGTGAAGCTGCTTGACATTGTCAGGGATGAACACTCAAAAACTCCTAGCTTGATCTTTGAGTATGTGAAcagtgcagatttcaaagtgttGTATCCCACACTGACGGATTATGACGTTCGCTACTATATATATGAACTTCTCAAG GCATTGGATTACTGCCATTCGCAGGGCATAATGCATCGAGATGTCAAGCCTCACAATGTTATGATTGATCATGATCTCCGGAAACTTCGCTTGATTGATTGGGGTCTCGCTGATTTCTACCATCCTGGAAAAGAGTACAATGTCCGAGTAGCTTCAAG GCACTATAAGGGGCCTGAACTTCTCGTGGATCTGCAAGACTATGACTATTCGTTAGACTTGTGGAGCCTTGGCTGTATGTTTGCAGGAATG ATCTTTCGCAAGGAACAATTCTTCTATGGTCATGACAATCAGGACCAGCTAGTGAAAATTGCTACG GTATACTTCTCATCTTTAGCCTGGAACCGGAAGATATACTTACATGATCAAATCGTTATGGTTGAAAGATGGTTTTGGGCCTCTGGTTCATATTTAACCCAAAAAGGAAAGGCATCGCTTTGTCTGTCTTTCTGTCAGATGATGCTTAAACATTGCAGCTGTATCAGCAAAGCTATAGAGTAA
- the LOC126631983 gene encoding casein kinase II subunit alpha-2-like isoform X2, producing the protein MSRARVYADVNVQRPRDYWDYESVTLQWGEQDDYEVVRKIGRGKYSEVFEGVNVTKNEKCVMKILKPVKKKKIKREIKILQNLCGGTNIVKLLDIVRDEHSKTPSLIFEYVNSADFKVLYPTLTDYDVRYYIYELLKALDYCHSQGIMHRDVKPHNVMIDHDLRKLRLIDWGLADFYHPGKEYNVRVASRHYKGPELLVDLQDYDYSLDLWSLGCMFAGMIFRKEQFFYGHDNQDQLVKIATVLGTEELNVYLNKYNLVLDPQLDVLVGRQSRKPWSIFINAENQHLVSPEAIDFLDKLLRYDHQERLTAREAMAHAYFSQVRSAENSWIRTQ; encoded by the exons atgtCCAGGGCTCGCGTATACGCGGACGTCAACGTTCAGCGCCCCAGAGATTACTGGGATTACGAATCCGTCACTCTTCAATGGGG TGAACAAGATGACTATGAGGTTGTTAGGAAGATCGGAAGAGGTAAATACAGTGAGGTCTTTGAAGGTGTAAATGTCACCAAAAACGAAAAGTGCGTTATGAAGATCCTTAAACCCGTCAAGAAAAAGAAG ATAAAAAGGGAGATAAAGATACTACAGAATCTTTGTGGTGGTACAAACATCGTGAAGCTGCTTGACATTGTCAGGGATGAACACTCAAAAACTCCTAGCTTGATCTTTGAGTATGTGAAcagtgcagatttcaaagtgttGTATCCCACACTGACGGATTATGACGTTCGCTACTATATATATGAACTTCTCAAG GCATTGGATTACTGCCATTCGCAGGGCATAATGCATCGAGATGTCAAGCCTCACAATGTTATGATTGATCATGATCTCCGGAAACTTCGCTTGATTGATTGGGGTCTCGCTGATTTCTACCATCCTGGAAAAGAGTACAATGTCCGAGTAGCTTCAAG GCACTATAAGGGGCCTGAACTTCTCGTGGATCTGCAAGACTATGACTATTCGTTAGACTTGTGGAGCCTTGGCTGTATGTTTGCAGGAATG ATCTTTCGCAAGGAACAATTCTTCTATGGTCATGACAATCAGGACCAGCTAGTGAAAATTGCTACG GTTCTTGGGACAGAAGAATTGAATGtatatttgaataaatataaccTTGTGCTTGACCCTCAGCTCGATGTTCTTGTTGGAAG gCAAAGCAGGAAGCCATGGTCAATATTTATCAATGCGGAAAATCAGCATCTGGTTTCTCCAGAG GCCATTGATTTTCTAGATAAGCTTCTTCGATATGATCACCAGGAAAGGCTTACAGCAAGAGAAGCAATG GCTCATGCATACTTCTCCCAAGTGAGAAGTGCAGAAAATAGCTGGATACGGACGCAGTAA
- the LOC126631981 gene encoding uncharacterized protein LOC126631981 isoform X3: protein MDLVQDLFLTASLALILSFLVAKLVALAVAGRESEAELGEGGNGGGEGVGVEEVSFEERRLKVEGAFRGQSQRRVELEGEVKEVLRFEGEAVHQAEEFAEPLQQHREGRGLTEEQSVAVVLPEKSSVAVGLPEKWSDGGEFEEEAVHRAEVIVEPLQQHREGCRLTEEELVAVVLPEKSSVAVGLPEKWSDGGEFEEEAVHRAEVIVEPLQQHREGRRLTEEESVAVVLPEKSSVAVGLPEKRSDGGEMEKASEFDRGCSENREAEEIGAKSAGNDVVAEQSEVVRAVDCEETKEKTHVAPIEVKSGDFSDEDDWEGIEKSELDDEYAAAVKSDGHY, encoded by the exons ATGGACCTCGTTCAGGACCTGTTTCTGACGGCGTCGCTGGCTCTGATCCTCTCTTTTCTCGTCGCCAAGCTCGTCGCCCTGGCGGTTGCTGGCCGCGAATCGGAGGCGGAGCTCGGGGAGGGTGGGAATGGCGGCGGTGAAGGAGTTGGCGTGGAGGAGGTGAGCTTCGAGGAGAGGAGGCTGAAAGTGGAAGGGGCTTTTCGAGGTCAGAGTCAGAGGAGGGTGGAGCTTGAAGGAGAAGTGAAGGAAGTCCTTCGATTCGAAGGGGAAGCGGTTCATCAGGCTGAGGAGTTTGCGGAGCCGCTGCAGCAGCATCGAGAAG GTCGTGGATTGACGGAGGAGCAGTCGGTGGCGGTTGTATTGCCGGAGAAATCGTCAGTGGCGGTAGGATTGCCGGAGAAGTGGTCAGATGGCGGGGAATTTGAAGAGGAAGCGGTTCATCGGGCTGAGGTGATTGTGGAGCCGCTGCAGCAGCATCGAGAAGGTTGTAGATTGACGGAGGAAGAGTTGGTGGCGGTTGTATTGCCTGAGAAGTCGTCTGTGGCTGTAGGATTGCCGGAGAAGTGGTCGGATGGCGGGGAATTCGAAGAGGAAGCGGTTCATCGGGCTGAGGTGATTGTGGAGCCGCTGCAGCAGCATCGAGAAGGTCGTAGATTGACGGAGGAGGAGTCGGTGGCGGTTGTATTGCCGGAGAAGTCGTCAGTGGCGGTTGGATTGCCAGAGAAGCGGTCGGATGGCGGGGAAATGGAGAAAGCGAGCGAGTTCGATCGCGGATGCTCGGAAAACAGAGAAGCGGAAGAAATTGGCGCGAAGTCAGCAGGAAACGACGTCGTTGCCGAACAGTCGGAGGTGGTTAGGGCTGTGGATTGCGAGGAAACTAAGGAGAAGACACACGTGGCGCCAATTGAGGTTAAATCGGGAGATTTCAGTGACGAGGATGATTGGGAGGGGATCGAGAAGAGTGAGTTGGATGATGAATACGCTGCGGCGGTGAAATCTGACGGACACTATTGA
- the LOC126631996 gene encoding 40S ribosomal protein S29-like, translated as MGHSNVWNSHPKNYGPGSRTCRVCGNPHGLIRKYALMCCRQCFRSNAKEIGFIKYR; from the exons ATGGGACACTCGAACGTCTGGAACTCTCACCCCAAGAACTACGGCCCGGGTTCCCGCACTTG CCGAGTGTGTGGAAACCCTCATGGGTTGATCCGGAAGTACGCGCTGATGTGCTGCAGGCAGTGCTTCCGCAGCAACGCCAAGGAGATTGGCTTCATCAAG TACCGCTAA
- the LOC126631995 gene encoding uncharacterized protein At2g23090-like: MGGGNGQKSKMARQRNMEKQKNAAKGSQLESNKKSMTIQCKVCMQVFICTTSEVKCREHAEAKHPKSDVYTCFPHLQK; this comes from the exons aTGGGAGGAGGCAACGGCCAGAAGTCGAAGATGGCTCGCCAGAGGAACATGGAGAAGCAAAAAAATGCTGCCAAAG GCAGCCAGCTTGaatcaaacaagaaatcaatgaCAATTCAG TGCAAGGTGTGTATGCAAGTATTCATATGCACGACGAGCGAGGTGAAGTGCAGGGAGCATGCAGAAGCAAAACATCCCAAATCTGATGTTTACACATGTTTCCCTCATCTTCAAAAATGA
- the LOC126631981 gene encoding uncharacterized protein LOC126631981 isoform X1 produces MDLVQDLFLTASLALILSFLVAKLVALAVAGRESEAELGEGGNGGGEGVGVEEVSFEERRLKVEGAFRGQSQRRVELEGEVKEVLRFEGEAVHQAEEFAEPLQQHREGRGLTEEMLEEESVAVVLPEKWSAAVGLPEKWSDDGEFEGEAVHRAQEIAEQLQQHREGRGLTEEQSVAVVLPEKSSVAVGLPEKWSDGGEFEEEAVHRAEVIVEPLQQHREGCRLTEEELVAVVLPEKSSVAVGLPEKWSDGGEFEEEAVHRAEVIVEPLQQHREGRRLTEEESVAVVLPEKSSVAVGLPEKRSDGGEMEKASEFDRGCSENREAEEIGAKSAGNDVVAEQSEVVRAVDCEETKEKTHVAPIEVKSGDFSDEDDWEGIEKSELDDEYAAAVKSDGHY; encoded by the coding sequence ATGGACCTCGTTCAGGACCTGTTTCTGACGGCGTCGCTGGCTCTGATCCTCTCTTTTCTCGTCGCCAAGCTCGTCGCCCTGGCGGTTGCTGGCCGCGAATCGGAGGCGGAGCTCGGGGAGGGTGGGAATGGCGGCGGTGAAGGAGTTGGCGTGGAGGAGGTGAGCTTCGAGGAGAGGAGGCTGAAAGTGGAAGGGGCTTTTCGAGGTCAGAGTCAGAGGAGGGTGGAGCTTGAAGGAGAAGTGAAGGAAGTCCTTCGATTCGAAGGGGAAGCGGTTCATCAGGCTGAGGAGTTTGCGGAGCCGCTGCAGCAGCATCGAGAAGGTCGTGGATTGACGGAGGAGATGTTGGAGGAAGAGTCGGTGGCGGTTGTATTGCCGGAGAAGTGGTCAGCGGCGGTAGGATTGCCGGAGAAATGGTCGGATGACGGGGAATTCGAAGGAGAAGCGGTTCATCGGGCTCAGGAGATTGCGGAGCAGCTGCAGCAGCATCGAGAAGGTCGTGGATTGACGGAGGAGCAGTCGGTGGCGGTTGTATTGCCGGAGAAATCGTCAGTGGCGGTAGGATTGCCGGAGAAGTGGTCAGATGGCGGGGAATTTGAAGAGGAAGCGGTTCATCGGGCTGAGGTGATTGTGGAGCCGCTGCAGCAGCATCGAGAAGGTTGTAGATTGACGGAGGAAGAGTTGGTGGCGGTTGTATTGCCTGAGAAGTCGTCTGTGGCTGTAGGATTGCCGGAGAAGTGGTCGGATGGCGGGGAATTCGAAGAGGAAGCGGTTCATCGGGCTGAGGTGATTGTGGAGCCGCTGCAGCAGCATCGAGAAGGTCGTAGATTGACGGAGGAGGAGTCGGTGGCGGTTGTATTGCCGGAGAAGTCGTCAGTGGCGGTTGGATTGCCAGAGAAGCGGTCGGATGGCGGGGAAATGGAGAAAGCGAGCGAGTTCGATCGCGGATGCTCGGAAAACAGAGAAGCGGAAGAAATTGGCGCGAAGTCAGCAGGAAACGACGTCGTTGCCGAACAGTCGGAGGTGGTTAGGGCTGTGGATTGCGAGGAAACTAAGGAGAAGACACACGTGGCGCCAATTGAGGTTAAATCGGGAGATTTCAGTGACGAGGATGATTGGGAGGGGATCGAGAAGAGTGAGTTGGATGATGAATACGCTGCGGCGGTGAAATCTGACGGACACTATTGA
- the LOC126631991 gene encoding glycine-rich cell wall structural protein 1.8-like: MARSNAVSWSLMFLAMGIFSYVAVEATREGIQGRDLIDKRLGLDHGIKNWHSEEAAASQGLTADGYGGYGSGSGGGGGGSGGGGGFGGDNGGGKGYGGNGGGFHNGGGFGNGGGFGNGGGFHNGGGFGNGGGGDGGFGAGTSPGYGGGMGAGGGGYGHDEKMN, from the coding sequence ATGGCGAGGAGCAACGCAGTTTCATGGAGTCTAATGTTCTTGGCTATGGGGATTTTTAGTTACGTAGCAGTTGAAGCCACCAGAGAAGGGATTCAAGGGAGGGATCTGATAGACAAGAGACTTGGTTTGGACCATGGGATAAAGAATTGGCACAGTGAAGAGGCTGCTGCTTCTCAAGGACTGACAGCTGATGGTTACGGAGGTTATGGCTCAGGCTCTGGTGGCGGCGGAGGAGGCTCTGGTGGTGGCGGAGGCTTTGGTGGTGATAATGGCGGTGGCAAGGGATATGGTGGTAATGGTGGTGGGTTTCACAATGGTGGTGGATTTGGTAATGGTGGCGGATTTGGGAATGGTGGTGGGTTTCATAATGGCGGCGGATTTGGTAATGGCGGTGGAGGAGATGGTGGATTTGGGGCAGGCACAAGCCCAGGTTATGGTGGAGGGATGGGTGCGGGCGGTGGAGGATATGGTCATGATGAGAAGATGAACTAG
- the LOC126631983 gene encoding casein kinase II subunit alpha-2-like isoform X1 yields MSRARVYADVNVQRPRDYWDYESVTLQWGEQDDYEVVRKIGRGKYSEVFEGVNVTKNEKCVMKILKPVKKKKIKREIKILQNLCGGTNIVKLLDIVRDEHSKTPSLIFEYVNSADFKVLYPTLTDYDVRYYIYELLKALDYCHSQGIMHRDVKPHNVMIDHDLRKLRLIDWGLADFYHPGKEYNVRVASRHYKGPELLVDLQDYDYSLDLWSLGCMFAGMIFRKEQFFYGHDNQDQLVKIATVYFSSLAWNRKIYLHDQIVMVERWFWASGSYLTQKGKASLCLSFCQMMLKHCSCISKAIEQSRKPWSIFINAENQHLVSPEAIDFLDKLLRYDHQERLTAREAMAHAYFSQVRSAENSWIRTQ; encoded by the exons atgtCCAGGGCTCGCGTATACGCGGACGTCAACGTTCAGCGCCCCAGAGATTACTGGGATTACGAATCCGTCACTCTTCAATGGGG TGAACAAGATGACTATGAGGTTGTTAGGAAGATCGGAAGAGGTAAATACAGTGAGGTCTTTGAAGGTGTAAATGTCACCAAAAACGAAAAGTGCGTTATGAAGATCCTTAAACCCGTCAAGAAAAAGAAG ATAAAAAGGGAGATAAAGATACTACAGAATCTTTGTGGTGGTACAAACATCGTGAAGCTGCTTGACATTGTCAGGGATGAACACTCAAAAACTCCTAGCTTGATCTTTGAGTATGTGAAcagtgcagatttcaaagtgttGTATCCCACACTGACGGATTATGACGTTCGCTACTATATATATGAACTTCTCAAG GCATTGGATTACTGCCATTCGCAGGGCATAATGCATCGAGATGTCAAGCCTCACAATGTTATGATTGATCATGATCTCCGGAAACTTCGCTTGATTGATTGGGGTCTCGCTGATTTCTACCATCCTGGAAAAGAGTACAATGTCCGAGTAGCTTCAAG GCACTATAAGGGGCCTGAACTTCTCGTGGATCTGCAAGACTATGACTATTCGTTAGACTTGTGGAGCCTTGGCTGTATGTTTGCAGGAATG ATCTTTCGCAAGGAACAATTCTTCTATGGTCATGACAATCAGGACCAGCTAGTGAAAATTGCTACG GTATACTTCTCATCTTTAGCCTGGAACCGGAAGATATACTTACATGATCAAATCGTTATGGTTGAAAGATGGTTTTGGGCCTCTGGTTCATATTTAACCCAAAAAGGAAAGGCATCGCTTTGTCTGTCTTTCTGTCAGATGATGCTTAAACATTGCAGCTGTATCAGCAAAGCTATAGA gCAAAGCAGGAAGCCATGGTCAATATTTATCAATGCGGAAAATCAGCATCTGGTTTCTCCAGAG GCCATTGATTTTCTAGATAAGCTTCTTCGATATGATCACCAGGAAAGGCTTACAGCAAGAGAAGCAATG GCTCATGCATACTTCTCCCAAGTGAGAAGTGCAGAAAATAGCTGGATACGGACGCAGTAA